Proteins encoded together in one Papio anubis isolate 15944 chromosome 3, Panubis1.0, whole genome shotgun sequence window:
- the TMEM165 gene encoding transmembrane protein 165 isoform X3: protein MKIPMQKIFTPAAPVHTNKEDPATQTNLGFIHAFVAAISVIIVSELGDKTFFIAAIMAMRYNRLTVLAGAMLALGLMTCLSVLFGYATTVIPRVYTYYVSTVLFAIFGIRMLREGLKMSPDEGQEELEEVQAELKKKDEEFQRTKLLNGPGDVETGTSITVPQKKWLHFISPIFVQALTLTFLAEWGDRSQLTTIVLAAREPFIGFQIARVGLKRPLWCSCGWNCGALPVHGIGSNWRKNDSTENLCQNCDNHRRHRFFGVCIFCTIYKP, encoded by the exons aaaatatttacacCAGCAGCTCCAGTTCATACCAATAAAGAAGATCCTGCTACCCAAACTAATTTGGGATTTATCCATGCATTTGTCGCTGCCATATCAGTTATTATTGTATCTGAATTGGGTGATAAGACATTTTTTATAGCAGCCATCATGGCAATGCGCTATAACCGCCTGACCGTTCTGGCTGGTGCAATGCTTGCCTTGGGACTAATGACGTGCTTGTCAG ttttgtttggctatgccacCACAGTCATCCCCAGGGTCTATACATACTATGTTTCAACTGTATTATTTGCCATTTTTGGCATTAGAATGCTTCGGGAAGGCTTAAAGATGAGCCCTGATGAGGGTCAAGAGGAACTGGAGGAAGTTCAAGctgaattaaagaagaaagatgaagaa ttccaACGAACCAAACTTTTAAATGGACCAGGAGATGTCGAAACGGGTACAAGCATAACAGTACCTCAGAAAAAGTGGTTGCATTTTATTTCACCCATTTTTGTTCAAGCTCTTACATTAACATTCTTAGCAGAATGGGGTGATCGCTCTCAACTAACTACAATTGTATTGGCAGCTAGAGAG CCTTTTATTGGCTTTCAGATTGCCAGAGTTGGACTCAAAA GACCCCTATGGTGTAGCTGTGGGTGGAACTGTGGGGCACTGCCTGTGCACGGGATTGGCAGTAATTGGAGGAAGAATGATAGCACAGAAAATCTCTGTCAGAACTG tgACAATCATAGGAGGCATCGTTTTTTTGGCGTTTGCATTTTCTGCACTATTTATAAGCCCTGA